A genome region from Coprococcus phoceensis includes the following:
- a CDS encoding FadR/GntR family transcriptional regulator, with the protein MEEKQSARETAIQYFLQEIRSGNLKSGDKILNERQLADLLGISRVPLREAICTLSTLGILEAHQGNGTYVSEKNAQIFSSVIKKYGIFDRSIVDEVFEARILFEADAARLAAQNRTSEDLKCLQEALVNHEKALVLYHKGEISAEVMMEYDGAIHLGIAASAHNNFMLQIIEAIRHVTIEKDFFAEQYTVDRQHFAESQKMHREIVTAIENQNMDMAYRKMQEHIIQIRAALDLDSIRRTGK; encoded by the coding sequence ATGGAGGAAAAACAAAGTGCCAGAGAGACTGCCATTCAATATTTTTTACAGGAGATAAGAAGTGGAAATTTAAAGTCCGGTGATAAAATATTGAATGAGAGACAGCTTGCTGATTTGTTAGGAATCAGCAGAGTTCCGCTCAGAGAAGCAATCTGCACATTGTCAACACTTGGAATTTTAGAGGCGCATCAAGGAAATGGGACATATGTCAGTGAAAAGAATGCTCAAATTTTTTCAAGTGTAATAAAAAAATATGGGATATTTGATCGTTCTATAGTAGATGAAGTCTTTGAGGCCAGAATTCTGTTTGAGGCAGATGCAGCAAGGCTGGCTGCTCAAAATAGAACATCAGAGGATTTGAAATGTTTGCAGGAAGCATTAGTGAATCATGAAAAAGCGTTAGTTCTTTATCATAAGGGGGAAATATCAGCTGAGGTCATGATGGAATATGATGGCGCAATCCATCTAGGGATAGCGGCATCTGCACATAACAATTTTATGTTACAGATTATTGAGGCAATACGCCATGTGACCATTGAAAAAGATTTTTTTGCGGAACAGTATACAGTTGACAGGCAGCATTTTGCAGAATCTCAAAAGATGCACAGAGAGATTGTAACAGCTATTGAAAATCAGAATATGGATATGGCATATAGAAAAATGCAGGAGCATATTATTCAAATTCGTGCTGCTCTTGACTTAGATTCGATTAGGAGGACCGGGAAATGA
- a CDS encoding dicarboxylate/amino acid:cation symporter yields the protein MDALLSVNWIALLVLIIALLLFKVLNKLAYKINWTFVILISMVMGAVLGIVFASENNSYMTWLALIGDIYVNLITALVAPVILVSVISGLIQLNDKEKMKRIGTKSVFWLLVSSAIAIVVTIVFGMATQVGKGAQAVFADIAGVSSTTLDAYKEMGTSFDKIILNLFPTNVFGDLAADNVVAIIIIAVAIAVAYVSVASDEGEDKVKPFKSIIEAVKKIIFRILSYVIDLTPYAVLCLTAVSASQLLSDKDALVQLILLVAVVYVVCFVQAYVVNAFILKFAGKISPLKFFKKTFDAQATAFTTQSSVGSLPITIDRLIHKVGVDEEVANFTAPLGTTIGMAGCTCIWPILLAMFYLNATGQSWNISQYLIMCFMCLVLSMGSAGMPGIGVVTAVSLFSAVNLPIAAVVLLTPINNITDMARTLTNVVGANVTAAVVARKTELLDDEIFQTEDEKLEKKGGRA from the coding sequence ATGGATGCACTTTTAAGCGTAAATTGGATTGCCTTGCTTGTACTTATCATTGCCTTGCTTTTATTTAAAGTGTTGAACAAACTGGCATATAAAATTAATTGGACATTTGTCATTTTGATCAGTATGGTAATGGGAGCGGTGCTTGGAATCGTATTTGCGTCCGAGAACAATTCTTATATGACATGGCTTGCATTGATCGGCGATATTTATGTGAATTTGATTACGGCACTTGTCGCACCGGTGATTCTTGTTTCTGTCATTTCAGGATTGATTCAGTTAAACGATAAAGAAAAAATGAAACGAATTGGAACAAAGTCTGTATTCTGGCTTTTGGTTTCATCGGCAATTGCGATTGTAGTTACAATTGTCTTTGGCATGGCAACACAGGTTGGAAAGGGAGCGCAAGCAGTGTTTGCCGACATTGCAGGAGTCTCCAGTACAACACTTGACGCATATAAGGAAATGGGGACATCTTTTGATAAGATCATTTTGAACTTGTTCCCGACAAATGTGTTTGGGGATCTGGCAGCAGACAATGTTGTGGCTATTATCATTATTGCAGTTGCAATTGCGGTTGCATATGTAAGTGTAGCATCAGACGAAGGTGAAGATAAAGTGAAACCGTTTAAGAGTATCATTGAGGCGGTGAAGAAGATCATTTTCCGAATTCTTTCCTACGTCATTGATTTGACTCCATATGCAGTGCTATGTTTGACAGCAGTGTCTGCAAGCCAGCTGTTGAGTGATAAAGACGCTTTGGTACAATTGATTCTGCTTGTTGCGGTTGTCTATGTGGTATGCTTCGTACAGGCTTATGTTGTAAATGCGTTCATTCTGAAATTTGCAGGAAAAATAAGTCCGCTCAAATTCTTTAAAAAGACATTTGATGCACAGGCGACAGCATTTACGACACAGAGTAGTGTCGGCTCGCTTCCGATTACAATTGACCGTCTGATACATAAGGTTGGTGTAGATGAGGAGGTAGCGAACTTTACAGCGCCACTTGGAACAACAATTGGAATGGCGGGCTGTACGTGTATTTGGCCGATTTTGTTAGCTATGTTCTATCTAAATGCAACGGGGCAGAGTTGGAATATCAGTCAATACCTCATCATGTGCTTTATGTGCCTTGTACTTTCGATGGGAAGCGCCGGAATGCCGGGAATCGGAGTTGTGACAGCAGTATCACTGTTCAGTGCAGTAAATCTTCCGATTGCAGCAGTGGTACTTCTGACTCCGATCAATAACATTACAGATATGGCACGAACATTGACGAATGTCGTAGGAGCAAATGTGACAGCTGCTGTTGTTGCAAGAAAAACAGAACTTTTGGATGACGAAATTTTTCAGACAGAGGATGAAAAATTAGAGAAAAAGGGAGGACGGGCATAA
- a CDS encoding ArsR/SmtB family transcription factor yields the protein MNGYKNDTIIFKALCDEKRLSILELLKGGEKCACVLMEELNIAQSALSYHMKILCESGIVTSRQEGKWTHYTISKSGREYAIKRLTELTS from the coding sequence ATGAATGGGTATAAAAACGATACGATCATATTTAAAGCACTCTGTGATGAAAAGAGACTTTCGATACTGGAATTGCTCAAAGGCGGTGAAAAGTGTGCGTGTGTCCTGATGGAAGAATTGAATATCGCTCAGTCTGCGTTATCTTATCACATGAAGATTTTGTGTGAGTCGGGAATAGTAACAAGCAGACAGGAAGGTAAATGGACGCACTACACCATCAGTAAAAGTGGGAGAGAATATGCAATCAAGAGATTGACGGAACTTACATCCTAG
- a CDS encoding permease — protein MEKLKLMFQFLQEQILGMKWMNEIIGKGLSVLGVDIQGRVGGSIQFFLYDVIKITILLCLLIFIISYIQSYFPPERSKKILGRFHGIWANIISALLGTVTPFCSCSSIPIFMGFTSAGLPLGVTFSFLISSPMVDLGSLVLLMSIFGAEIAFVYVILGLAIAVIGGTLIEKMHMETYVEEFIRNASHVESDSPTITKRERVMNAKEQVQWTFRKVFPYILVGVGIGAIIHNWIPQTWIESILGSNNPFGVVLATLVGIPMYADIFGTIPIAEALLVKGAQLGTILSFMMAVTTLSLPSMIMLKKAVKPKLLGVFITICATGIIIVGYVFNAFHVFLM, from the coding sequence ATGGAGAAGTTAAAATTAATGTTTCAATTTTTGCAGGAACAGATACTTGGAATGAAATGGATGAATGAAATTATCGGAAAAGGTTTGTCAGTGTTGGGGGTAGATATTCAAGGAAGAGTAGGAGGAAGCATTCAGTTTTTCCTATATGATGTGATTAAGATTACGATTTTATTATGCTTGCTTATTTTTATCATATCCTATATTCAAAGCTATTTTCCACCGGAGAGAAGTAAAAAGATATTAGGAAGATTTCATGGAATATGGGCAAATATAATTTCGGCGTTGCTTGGAACCGTGACTCCGTTTTGCTCGTGTTCAAGTATTCCAATTTTTATGGGATTTACAAGTGCAGGATTGCCGCTTGGAGTAACATTTTCGTTTTTGATATCTTCACCGATGGTCGATTTGGGAAGTTTGGTATTGTTGATGAGCATCTTTGGCGCGGAAATTGCATTTGTCTATGTTATCTTAGGACTTGCGATTGCGGTAATAGGAGGTACGCTTATAGAAAAAATGCATATGGAAACGTATGTGGAAGAATTTATCAGAAACGCCAGTCATGTGGAGAGTGACTCCCCGACTATCACAAAGCGAGAACGGGTTATGAATGCAAAAGAACAAGTGCAATGGACATTTCGTAAAGTATTTCCGTATATTTTAGTGGGTGTGGGAATTGGAGCGATTATTCACAATTGGATTCCTCAGACGTGGATTGAATCCATTTTGGGAAGCAACAATCCGTTTGGCGTAGTCCTTGCAACCTTGGTTGGAATTCCGATGTATGCGGATATTTTCGGGACAATTCCGATTGCGGAAGCACTGCTTGTAAAAGGGGCGCAACTTGGAACGATTCTTTCTTTTATGATGGCGGTTACAACACTGAGTCTGCCGTCCATGATTATGTTGAAAAAGGCCGTAAAACCAAAGTTGCTAGGTGTATTTATTACAATTTGTGCGACCGGAATTATAATAGTTGGATATGTGTTTAATGCATTTCATGTATTTTTAATGTAG
- a CDS encoding ECF transporter S component: MNNKAKSDGRSQTLGMVQVALFAALIIIMAFTPFLGYIPLGFTRATIIHVPVIIGSILLGPKKGAVLGGIFGLTSFINNTMNPTVTSFVFTPFYSLGEMQGGIGSIIICFVPRILVGIIPYFVFKVLYKEMKSKGSGMLVALGIAGLAGSFVNTLLVMNLIFVFFRDAYAAANGVAANAVYGFILSIIAMNGIPEAIVAAVIVAVVGRTLLKSRLVTG; encoded by the coding sequence ATGAATAACAAAGCAAAGAGTGACGGAAGGTCACAGACACTTGGCATGGTACAGGTTGCACTGTTCGCGGCACTGATTATTATCATGGCATTTACCCCATTCTTAGGATATATCCCGCTTGGATTTACAAGGGCGACGATTATCCATGTACCGGTTATTATCGGTTCTATTTTACTTGGTCCAAAGAAAGGCGCTGTTTTAGGAGGCATTTTTGGACTGACGAGTTTTATTAATAATACGATGAATCCGACAGTGACATCGTTTGTGTTTACACCGTTTTATTCACTCGGTGAGATGCAGGGGGGGATCGGAAGTATTATTATCTGTTTTGTCCCACGTATTTTAGTTGGGATTATTCCGTATTTTGTATTTAAAGTATTGTATAAGGAAATGAAGTCCAAAGGATCAGGCATGCTGGTAGCTTTAGGAATTGCAGGGCTTGCGGGATCTTTTGTCAACACATTGTTAGTAATGAATTTGATTTTTGTGTTTTTTAGAGATGCCTATGCAGCGGCAAATGGAGTTGCGGCAAATGCGGTGTATGGCTTTATTTTATCCATCATTGCGATGAATGGAATACCTGAGGCGATTGTTGCGGCAGTGATTGTGGCAGTTGTCGGAAGAACGCTGTTGAAATCGCGTCTCGTGACAGGATAG
- a CDS encoding Rrf2 family transcriptional regulator has translation MQISSRFTIAVHIFACIDTFKEEFKLTSEFLAASINVNPVIIRKILSQLKAAGLVKVQRGSGGASIAKPLDEITFFDIYQAVECVEHGELFHFHENPNQKCPVGRNIHNVLDGKLIQIQDALENELGKITLEDVMKDTQYYIAKERE, from the coding sequence ATGCAGATTTCAAGCCGTTTTACAATTGCAGTTCATATATTTGCCTGTATCGATACATTTAAAGAGGAATTTAAACTTACCAGTGAGTTTTTGGCTGCCAGTATCAATGTCAATCCGGTGATTATTCGAAAGATATTGTCTCAATTAAAGGCAGCAGGACTTGTGAAAGTGCAGAGAGGAAGTGGAGGTGCTTCGATTGCAAAACCACTTGATGAGATTACATTTTTTGATATCTATCAGGCGGTAGAATGTGTAGAGCATGGAGAACTTTTTCATTTTCATGAAAATCCGAATCAGAAGTGTCCGGTTGGAAGAAATATTCACAATGTTTTGGACGGAAAACTTATACAGATACAAGATGCCTTGGAGAATGAGCTTGGTAAAATTACATTAGAAGATGTGATGAAAGATACACAATATTATATTGCGAAAGAAAGAGAATAG
- a CDS encoding ArsR/SmtB family transcription factor, whose protein sequence is MSKLDIFKALSNETRLSILKWLKEPEKYFPPQGLHIPDGDDFSNSVCVGSICEKTNISQSTISHYLDMLQRAGLLESRRFGKWTYYRRNEKNIQELAEFIRSEL, encoded by the coding sequence ATGAGCAAATTAGATATATTTAAAGCATTAAGCAATGAAACGAGATTAAGCATTTTGAAATGGTTGAAAGAACCTGAAAAATATTTTCCGCCACAAGGACTACATATTCCGGATGGAGATGATTTTTCAAACAGTGTATGTGTTGGTTCTATTTGTGAGAAGACAAATATCTCACAATCAACTATATCGCACTATTTAGATATGTTACAACGTGCAGGGCTTTTGGAATCTAGAAGGTTCGGTAAATGGACGTATTACAGGAGGAACGAAAAAAACATTCAAGAACTTGCAGAATTTATCCGTAGTGAACTTTAA
- a CDS encoding protein-ADP-ribose hydrolase, which translates to MTQTERLEYLITCLTKEQPEYEEISIPTEIEEKKRLLRSLMNVRPAVPISREFLRIQDEYLKNELTQQEITELNFLTSRKDNMYLWKGDITKLKVDAIVNAGNSALLGCFIPCHGCIDNAIHSNAGIQLRLECQKIMERQGKPEPTGKAKITKGYNLPAKYVLHTVGPIVRGQLTEKDRTLLAACYRSCLELADAYELKSIAFCCISTGEFHFPNEIAGQIAVDTVKKYFRETGSQMEVVFNVFKEKDWEIYNRLLERD; encoded by the coding sequence ATGACACAAACAGAACGTTTGGAATATTTGATTACCTGTCTCACAAAGGAACAACCGGAATATGAGGAGATTTCTATTCCAACTGAAATAGAAGAGAAAAAACGGCTGTTGCGGTCATTGATGAACGTTCGTCCGGCTGTTCCGATCAGCAGAGAATTTCTTCGTATACAGGATGAGTATTTGAAAAATGAATTGACACAGCAGGAGATTACCGAACTGAATTTTTTGACATCACGTAAGGATAATATGTATCTTTGGAAAGGTGATATCACAAAATTAAAAGTTGATGCAATTGTAAATGCCGGAAACAGTGCGCTGCTAGGATGTTTTATTCCTTGTCATGGTTGTATTGATAACGCAATACATTCTAATGCGGGGATTCAGTTGCGGTTGGAATGTCAAAAAATAATGGAAAGGCAAGGGAAACCGGAGCCGACGGGAAAAGCAAAAATCACAAAGGGCTACAATCTTCCGGCGAAATATGTTCTGCATACTGTTGGTCCGATTGTCCGTGGGCAATTGACAGAAAAAGACCGTACGCTGCTTGCAGCCTGCTATCGTTCTTGTCTGGAGTTGGCGGATGCATATGAATTGAAATCCATTGCATTCTGTTGTATTTCCACAGGAGAGTTTCACTTTCCGAATGAGATTGCAGGTCAGATTGCTGTGGATACAGTCAAAAAATATTTCCGAGAAACAGGTTCACAGATGGAGGTGGTATTTAATGTTTTTAAGGAAAAAGATTGGGAAATCTACAACCGATTGTTGGAAAGAGATTGA
- the coaBC gene encoding bifunctional phosphopantothenoylcysteine decarboxylase/phosphopantothenate--cysteine ligase CoaBC has protein sequence MLKGKTVILGVTGSIAAYKIANLASMLVKLHCNVHVIMTKNATNFIHPITFETLTNNRCLVDTFDRNFQYNVEHVALSKQADVVLIAPATANVIAKLANGLADDMLTTTTLACTCKKIISPAMNTQMYQNQITQDNLLKLKDYGFEVIDPATGMLACRDVGEGKLPDPETLLDYILKEIAYEKDMKGLNVLVTAGPTTEAIDPVRYITNHSTGKMGYAIANCAMLRGANVTLVTGPTSLPKPPFVNTISIKSAEEMFDAVTSCSDTQDIIIKAAAVADYRPASVSDEKMKKSDDSLCIPLERTKDILKHLGEHKKNHQFLCGFSMETENMLENSRAKLEKKHLDMIIANNLKVSGAGFGTDTNVITMITKEEELALDIMTKAEAAKQILDKILEKLTLI, from the coding sequence ATGTTAAAGGGAAAAACTGTTATTTTAGGTGTTACGGGAAGTATTGCCGCCTACAAAATCGCCAATCTTGCCAGCATGCTTGTAAAGCTTCATTGTAATGTCCATGTTATCATGACAAAGAACGCAACAAATTTTATCCATCCGATTACATTCGAAACATTGACAAACAATCGTTGTCTTGTTGATACATTTGATCGAAATTTTCAATATAATGTAGAGCATGTGGCGCTCTCCAAACAGGCAGATGTCGTTTTAATCGCTCCTGCAACTGCCAATGTTATCGCCAAACTGGCAAATGGACTTGCTGATGACATGCTTACAACTACAACACTCGCATGTACCTGTAAAAAAATCATTTCGCCGGCAATGAACACACAGATGTATCAGAACCAGATTACACAGGACAATCTGCTGAAATTAAAAGATTACGGATTTGAGGTGATTGATCCGGCAACCGGAATGCTTGCCTGCCGTGACGTAGGAGAAGGAAAACTCCCTGATCCAGAGACTTTACTAGACTATATCTTAAAAGAAATCGCATATGAAAAAGATATGAAAGGATTAAATGTCCTTGTCACCGCCGGACCAACCACAGAAGCGATCGACCCTGTTCGCTATATTACCAATCATTCTACCGGAAAAATGGGGTATGCCATTGCAAACTGCGCAATGCTCCGCGGTGCCAATGTAACTTTAGTCACTGGACCTACTTCACTTCCGAAACCACCATTTGTCAATACGATTTCTATTAAAAGTGCTGAAGAAATGTTTGATGCCGTAACTTCTTGTTCCGATACTCAGGACATTATCATCAAAGCTGCCGCTGTGGCAGATTATCGTCCTGCCTCTGTCAGTGATGAAAAGATGAAAAAGTCAGACGACTCTCTCTGTATTCCATTAGAGCGCACGAAAGATATTTTGAAGCACTTAGGAGAACACAAAAAAAATCACCAATTTTTATGTGGCTTTTCTATGGAAACAGAAAATATGTTAGAGAATTCCCGTGCGAAACTGGAAAAGAAACATCTCGATATGATTATTGCAAACAATTTAAAAGTGTCCGGTGCCGGATTCGGAACCGATACGAATGTCATTACGATGATTACAAAAGAAGAAGAACTCGCATTAGACATTATGACAAAAGCCGAAGCGGCAAAACAAATTTTAGATAAGATTCTTGAAAAGCTAACATTGATATGA
- the ymfI gene encoding elongation factor P 5-aminopentanone reductase: MHKKTVLVTGASRGIGRAIAMTFAQNNYHVFLNCRHSISELESVKSAIEAIPYGSCDIFIGDVGNPHSVKELYEMIYTKYDCLDVLVNNAGIAHIGLLSDMSDEEWCNLLDTNLSSVFYCSREAIPKMVSKKSGKIINISSMWGTVGASCEAAYSATKSGIHGLTRALAKELAPSNIQVNAIACGAIETSMNAQLSAEEKSAFEEEIPAGRFGTPQEVADLVWNLVNSPSYLTGQIIGLDGGYI, encoded by the coding sequence ATGCACAAAAAAACGGTATTAGTCACTGGTGCTTCCCGTGGGATCGGACGTGCCATTGCAATGACATTTGCACAAAATAATTACCACGTATTCTTAAATTGTCGTCACTCCATCTCAGAACTGGAATCCGTAAAATCTGCAATCGAAGCAATTCCTTACGGCTCCTGCGATATTTTTATCGGCGATGTAGGAAATCCACATTCTGTCAAAGAGCTGTACGAGATGATTTACACAAAATACGACTGTCTGGATGTACTTGTCAACAATGCGGGAATTGCTCACATTGGTCTGCTAAGCGATATGAGCGATGAAGAATGGTGCAATCTTCTGGACACGAATCTTTCCTCTGTATTTTACTGCTCCCGTGAAGCAATTCCAAAAATGGTGTCAAAAAAATCCGGTAAGATTATCAACATATCCTCGATGTGGGGAACAGTCGGCGCCTCCTGCGAAGCTGCCTATTCCGCAACAAAATCCGGTATCCACGGGCTTACGCGGGCGCTTGCCAAAGAGCTTGCTCCAAGTAATATTCAGGTAAATGCTATCGCATGTGGGGCGATTGAGACGAGCATGAATGCCCAACTGAGCGCAGAAGAAAAATCTGCCTTTGAAGAAGAAATTCCTGCGGGGCGTTTCGGCACACCGCAGGAAGTCGCTGATTTGGTATGGAATCTTGTCAACAGTCCTTCCTATCTGACCGGTCAAATCATCGGTCTGGATGGCGGTTATATTTAA
- a CDS encoding SIR2 family NAD-dependent protein deacylase → MFLRKKIGKSTTDCWKEIEKLEKQIQQADAIIIGAGAGLSTSAGFHYAGERFKEYFGDFANRYHFIDMYSGGFYPYETLEEHWAYWSRYIYINRYMDAPNPVYNNLYSRVKEKDYFVLTTNVDHCFQKAGFDKHRLFYTQGDYGLFQCSEPCHQNTYNNEAVIRKMVEAQGYRVDGNGRLVVPESRQPERKIPSELVPHCPKCGKPMSMNLRADGTFIQDEGWYAASNRYYEFLKRHENLFILFLELGVGENTPAIIKYPFWRMTAENPKAVYACINWGQAYAPKEISERSICIDQDIGEVLGKIIKDNV, encoded by the coding sequence ATGTTTTTAAGGAAAAAGATTGGGAAATCTACAACCGATTGTTGGAAAGAGATTGAGAAACTGGAAAAACAAATCCAACAGGCAGACGCGATTATTATTGGAGCGGGGGCCGGTTTATCAACTTCTGCCGGATTTCATTATGCGGGAGAACGTTTTAAAGAGTACTTTGGAGATTTTGCAAATAGATATCATTTTATAGATATGTATTCCGGTGGCTTTTATCCATATGAGACATTGGAAGAACATTGGGCATATTGGAGCAGATATATTTACATCAATCGATATATGGATGCACCGAATCCGGTTTATAATAATTTGTATTCACGGGTTAAAGAAAAAGACTATTTTGTATTGACCACAAATGTAGATCATTGCTTTCAAAAAGCCGGATTTGATAAACATCGGTTATTTTACACGCAAGGGGACTATGGTCTGTTCCAGTGCAGTGAACCGTGTCATCAGAACACTTACAATAACGAAGCGGTCATTAGAAAAATGGTTGAGGCGCAAGGGTATCGTGTCGATGGTAATGGGCGGTTAGTTGTTCCGGAAAGCAGACAACCTGAAAGGAAGATTCCATCAGAGTTGGTCCCGCACTGCCCAAAATGTGGGAAACCGATGAGTATGAATCTGCGTGCTGATGGAACATTTATACAAGATGAGGGATGGTATGCGGCATCGAATCGATACTATGAGTTTTTAAAGAGACACGAAAATCTTTTTATTCTTTTTCTGGAATTAGGGGTTGGAGAAAATACCCCGGCGATCATCAAGTATCCTTTCTGGCGGATGACGGCGGAGAATCCAAAGGCGGTCTATGCCTGTATAAATTGGGGACAAGCCTATGCACCGAAGGAGATTTCAGAAAGATCCATCTGTATTGATCAAGATATTGGAGAGGTGCTTGGAAAAATAATCAAAGACAATGTGTAA
- a CDS encoding PPC domain-containing DNA-binding protein — MEYRRFKDTIVARLDRGEEILAQVKEIALKEEIKLASVQALGAMNKFTVGVFKTDEKEYLANEFCGSFEIVSLTGTVNTMNDEFYCHLHMSAGNDKGEVFGGHLNQAVVSATCEMVITVIDGAVDRYYDEQIGLNLFRF; from the coding sequence ATGGAGTATAGAAGATTTAAAGATACCATCGTTGCGCGACTGGACAGAGGAGAAGAAATTCTTGCACAGGTAAAAGAAATTGCCCTAAAAGAAGAGATAAAACTGGCAAGCGTACAGGCGTTGGGGGCGATGAATAAGTTTACAGTCGGTGTGTTTAAAACAGATGAAAAAGAATATTTGGCAAATGAATTTTGCGGAAGTTTTGAAATTGTGTCCCTGACAGGAACAGTCAATACAATGAATGATGAGTTTTACTGTCATCTGCATATGAGCGCAGGTAACGACAAGGGCGAAGTCTTTGGCGGGCACTTGAATCAGGCTGTTGTAAGTGCAACTTGTGAGATGGTGATTACAGTCATTGATGGAGCGGTAGACAGATATTATGATGAACAGATCGGCCTTAATCTGTTTCGATTTTAA
- a CDS encoding type III pantothenate kinase, with protein MILAINIENTNTVVGCFEGENIVFVESISTSLTRTGLEYAISFKNIFELHGLNMNQIEGTIIASVVPPVTNVVKEAAKRISENEVLIIEPGVKTGLNIMMDQPGQVGSDLVANAVAGIAEYPLPLIVVNMGTATTLSVIDAKKHYIGGMIIPGVRISSESLTQGTAQLPKISLERPKKVIGSNTVECMKSGIIYGTAACIDGSIASIERELKEKAAAIVATGEAAKYIVPHCGRNMFLDENLLLKGLKLIYEKNQK; from the coding sequence ATGATTCTGGCAATTAATATCGAGAATACGAACACCGTGGTCGGATGTTTTGAAGGTGAAAATATAGTCTTTGTGGAGAGCATTTCCACGAGCCTGACAAGAACAGGGCTGGAGTATGCAATTAGTTTTAAAAATATATTTGAATTACATGGCTTGAATATGAATCAGATAGAGGGAACGATTATCGCATCTGTGGTGCCCCCGGTGACAAATGTTGTAAAAGAGGCGGCAAAGAGGATTTCCGAAAATGAGGTGTTGATTATCGAACCGGGAGTGAAGACCGGATTGAATATTATGATGGATCAGCCGGGACAGGTGGGGAGTGACCTGGTGGCAAATGCAGTAGCAGGGATAGCAGAGTACCCACTTCCGCTCATTGTAGTCAACATGGGAACAGCGACGACCCTTTCTGTGATTGATGCAAAAAAACATTATATCGGAGGAATGATTATTCCGGGAGTCCGGATTTCTTCGGAATCTCTGACGCAAGGAACGGCGCAGCTTCCGAAAATCAGTTTGGAACGGCCGAAAAAGGTTATTGGAAGTAATACGGTGGAATGTATGAAAAGTGGAATCATTTATGGGACTGCTGCCTGTATAGATGGCTCCATTGCCAGCATTGAGAGAGAATTGAAAGAAAAAGCGGCAGCTATTGTTGCGACCGGGGAGGCTGCGAAGTATATCGTTCCCCATTGCGGTCGGAATATGTTTTTAGATGAAAATTTATTGTTGAAAGGTCTAAAACTCATATATGAAAAGAATCAGAAATAG
- a CDS encoding HD domain-containing protein — MIEKAIMFATQAHEGQVRKGTDRPYIVHPLEVGRIVASMTEDEEIISAAILHDTIEDCEEITEEVICREFTKRVAEFVAKESEDKSKTWMERKGATIEHLKTACREVQMISLADKLSNMRDIDRDYPECGEELWQRFRMKDKEIIGWYYKGVRDSLREAMKENPVYLEYCELVEKNFG, encoded by the coding sequence GTGATAGAAAAAGCGATTATGTTTGCGACACAGGCACATGAGGGACAGGTTCGAAAAGGTACGGACAGACCGTATATTGTACATCCATTAGAGGTGGGCAGAATTGTAGCGTCTATGACAGAGGACGAGGAGATCATCAGTGCGGCAATTTTGCATGATACAATTGAAGACTGCGAAGAAATTACGGAAGAAGTGATCTGTCGGGAGTTTACAAAAAGAGTAGCAGAGTTTGTGGCGAAGGAAAGTGAAGATAAGTCTAAGACATGGATGGAGCGCAAAGGGGCGACGATTGAACATTTGAAGACAGCGTGCAGGGAAGTGCAGATGATCAGTCTTGCAGATAAGCTGTCGAATATGCGCGACATTGACCGTGATTATCCGGAATGTGGAGAAGAATTGTGGCAGAGATTTCGCATGAAAGATAAGGAAATCATCGGCTGGTATTACAAAGGTGTCAGAGATTCACTGAGGGAAGCGATGAAAGAAAATCCAGTGTACTTGGAATATTGCGAGTTGGTGGAAAAGAATTTTGGGTAA